The genomic interval GCGATTATAAGTATAAAATAAGTATGTGTGTAATGTGCGAtgtgtattaaatataaagaGCTCATTCATAAAAGGGCGAACTAAGCGCTAATTGGCCACCCCCAACGGAAATCGTTTATCAGAAAGGCGAGAAGAATACGTTCTGGTCTGGGGCACTGGCTATGCTTCTTGCTGCCTTGCTGTGGGTTAACTCCAATTAGCATTGCTTTGACCCATTTAGACAGCTTCCGTCAtggcatgcatacatatatggacAGCCAGGGGCGcacgcagtcgcagtcgctgtcgcagcTGTCAGCGGCTTATCGGCGACAGTTccgctgcggcagcggcgttaTCCTAAGCGCTAGGCATGTGGGTGAAGGGTGGCAGTGGCAGAGCCCCAGCAGCAGTAAGATCAACAGGAAGTCGGATAGTGGATTTGTTTTATATActatacacaatatatataatacaaaactatagatatatgcatatgaaatGGCGATAACAAACgaaagcagcggcaacaatgcTAAAGCAGCTACCAGCTACACAGcggcaattaattaaaagccagGATCCCAATCCGTTTTTTGCGCCTCCATGTGCGTGGTATAGCATTGCAGTGTATCGCCTGGCTGCGGCAGCACCTTGGCATCCTTAAAGCGCAAGCCGCATTCCACGTCCTTTTTAACCGAGTCCACCTCGTTCTTTAAGTGACGCATTGACTCCAAGGTGCCATCGTAGATAACCTCGCCGTCCCTTAGCAAGCGAAACCTTTGGGCCTTCTTGAGCACGCCCTTGGTGCAGCGGCAACCGGCCACTGGAATTTCTTTGCGCCCCTCGTTGATGAAGAAGTGCTGCAGCACATTGGCCTCGCCCAGATGCTCCTCTACTTCCACAGCCGGCAGTTGGCTGCTCAGCTGCTCCTTGAGATCATCGATTAAGCGGTAAATGACATTGTAGCTCTTGACCTTCACATCCTTGGCCAGCTTGGCCTGTGGTGTTTCCACGGCAAAGGCATAAATGATGGCATTAAAGGCTTTGGCCAGCTCGAGATCACCTTCCGTGACATTGCCCACGCCGTAATGCACGATGTCCAGCCGGCAGCGATCGTTGCTATTGTAGGTTTCCAGCACATCCAGTATGGCTTCAACTGAGCCATGAACATCGCCCTTGATGATGACGCTCACGCGTGGAATGCCGTCATTCTCATCGACCTGCTTCACACGCTGACCGCCGCGCATTCTAAAGTATCCGGCCAGGCGGCGAGCCTCACGCGCTGCTCGGTACTTTGCTTGATGTTCCTCCTCTTTCTTGCGAATTTCATCGCTGCTCGATTCGACTTTCGCCAGCTGTTCCTGGTGCTCGCGATATTTCAGAACCGAATGCGCCTTTTTCTATAATAGTATTAATGGGTAAAACAGGAAAGTGGAACATACTGTTTGATGCACACTGCTCACCTCCGTCTCCACCTCCAGTATCAGCTCGCCAGCCAGCGGCAGTTCACGCCACCCGAGTATTTCCACAGGCGTCCCTGGCGCTGCCTCTATCATGGGTGTACCATTGTGGTCGAACAGACCGCGAACTTTGGCATGGGCCAGGCCACTTACCAGCACCGAGCCCTTGCGCAATGTACCCCGTGTGACAATGGCCGTGGACAGCTTGCCGCGGCGTGGATCAGTCTTGGACTCTACCACAATGCCTTCTACAAGACCCGTGGGATCTGCTTTCAGGCCCATCAGCGTTGCCTGCGTGCTAACTGCCTCGGCCAGGAGTTCCAAGTTGGTGCCTTTTAGAGCCGAAATGGGTATAACCTGGACGTCGCCGCCGTGCTCTTCCAGCGCCAAGCCCATTTGGGCCAACTCACTTTTGCTCTTCTCCTGGAAACCAAAGTTATCAGTGTATATTTGCTGTATACCACAATAAAAGCCTTACGATATTCGCTTCGGGCTTATCAATCTTGTTTAGCGCCACGATTATGGGCACCTCTGCCTCTTTGGCCAGCTGGATGACCTCGCGGGTTTGCGCCATAACACCATCTTCGGCGGCTACAACGAGCACGATAATATCTGTGGCATTGGCTCCACGTGCACGCATTGCACTGAATGCCGCATGTCCGGGGGTGTCCAGGAACGTGACCTTTTCACCATTCTCGAGTGTAACCGTAAAGGCGCCAATATGCTGAGTAATGCCGCCCGCCTCGCCAGCAGCCACATCTGCACCGCGCAGCGAATCCAGTAGCGTGGTCTTGCCATGATCCACGTGACCCATCACTGTGACCACTGGCGGACGGTGCTTGAGCAGTTCCGGCGCAGCTGGCGGTCGTGGCGACACATCACGCTCCACGTGCTCGTCTTCAACGCTTAACTCAGGTGCTGACACAACTCGCGTTTTAACGCCTAGCTTCTTTGCAATATTCTGAATTATCTTCAGATCCTCCAGCTTGGCGCCTGCCTCAATGTTGTCCGCGCCGGGCACATACAGCATGGCCTCCTGCACATCGTCTACGAGGTGAAGTGGAATGTTGTTAGCATCGTTTATTTCTACTTCCAATTTGCCACTTACCCAAAGGTCGCTGCAACGTCTTGGCCAGCTGTGCGACGCTCATGTATCGCCAAATGTCTGTGGTGCCGTGGGCGGCTGTTGCATTGGAAGATTGCAGCTTCTTGGGCGAGTACTCTATAATTCGAGGCGATTTCTACACAATTAGTCAGTGTGTTCCAAGCAAAATGATTCGTGTTCATAATAATTAAGAGGTAACTCGGGAAGTAGCTTTATCATTTGAAATCTTAATCTCACATTAAGAGCACAGTGTGACGTCAGAGCAAACGATATGGTCGATTCTCTCTGCGTTACCTCTtgcatttcatatattttgattGCTCTCACCTTCTCCTCAGCTGTCTTGCGGCGCTTGAGTCTCGTAACGCCGGTATggagttgccgctgccgcagcgcACTGCCCAGTCGAAAAATGCAACTTACTTTAAGCATCTTACGCTCTTAAATGATTTTCGAGTTTTACTTTACACCTATTTACATtagattcttttaaaatttttagttATTGTGTAATTTATCGCACTATTTCCCTAAGCAAGGTGTTCTGTTTTAGTGTGCCCGAACTCGATAAAAGCAGGAATACTGAAAATTACATGTTGGCAGCCCTTAACCATTGTTTAAGTTAGCCCTGGTTTTCGACGTTAGCTGACTTAATTACTTCAAACTGACTCAATTAATTCAAATGAATTCcataaatatagatattttataataatccAACATATACATTTGTTCTGGCTGAGAAACCTTCCTGACAAACCGATttattcacacacacaaagaatCTCAGACAGAAATGTGCTCGAATCCAAAAAAGCGTTACTGCTTTGAGGCGGTCCTCCGATAACTCATCGCTACCACAAACATTCTTAGCTGTGGCAACAACCCTTAACGGTTATATTTATTAGATGAGACCAGAGCCCGAACTAATTCAACAAGTTCACAAACCATACGAAGAAAGCTTTCTCAAAATTGATGCGAGTCTTGGCTATATAAGTGCAGCCCAGAACGTCTTAGCCAAGTTTCAGTCGGGCGGCTGTACTCAATAATTTGacttatacaaattataattttatatgctGATCCCGATATGATAAGAGATTGTAAATCATATATGTGTTGGTATCGATGAAtcagaaattataaataataattcatCTACAATAGGTTTTCGTTGTGTATGGGTTTTCCCCGTATAcaatcattatatatatatatttttttttttaattgcgtGCGCGTCAATCAGTGTCAATCGGGCCGTGTACTCTGGCTGGATAGGCCTGGCACCCTTTCGCGCACATGGTCGAGCTACCGTTTCTCCTGGCCGACACTGAATGCCACTTAATTCGGTTTTGAAGCGAGTTGCATGTCAAAATGATTGCTCTTCTACAAACAGCGCATCTGTGTTTGAATTATGATGGAGCGCGCAAATATTCcagatgcaaatatttgctcaaaactacacacacacacacacacacacacacacacacacacacagatacactgatacacacacgcacgccaAGTTGAAGTGCAACATggagcggcagcagcacagTTGCTGGCCAGGCGCAGGACGCACACtagcaccccccccccccccggcACAGACCAATCCGCCCGCCCAACCCCCCGCCACTCGCACGACCCACTCTTGACGGGCGACTAATGGCAGTGAGCTGTAGCGCCAAGCACTTTTGAGAATGTGTAACCGGCACTGACTGACTTTCTACTCGTATCTGGCTGGGGCGTACCCGGGCGGATCCGGGCCAGGAGCAGACGCAGGACCAGGGCCGGGCCAGGTTTGACTGCAGCTCGTTTGGCCGGAGCCAACATTTGCCGctcccgctgctgccgctgctgctgctgtggcaggcATCCGTTGCCGGAAATATGCTTACAAACGCTCCACGTACGGAGCTCGGCATGGCATACAGGGTGCTCCGCCAGGATGAGCAGACGCACGAGCGAGGGAGGGGGGGCGGGGCGTATGAAGTGGTCCGCCCCTCTGCCCGACGGTGCGTTTGTTTGCTTAGCAGCGCAGAAGACGAAAACGACGCCAACAACGACGTCGGCAGCGACGCCGACGCAGGGaactcaaacaaaatataacagTTGGAAgaagctgctccagctgctgctcctcctctgctgctgctgctgctgctgcaacgcGCACAGAAAAAGTTTACAATTTATCCAGTAAAATGTAATTAGGATCCTGGCGCAGGCTGCCCGCACCCCTATCACATCCAACTAGCGCACCGAAAGAGCTACGGGGCATCAGAGACAGATACGGAAAAAGAGGCGGACGCAGAGGCCGAGACAGAATCGGAGGCGGAGTCGCAGGCGGAGTCGGAGACTGGGGCCTTTCTTTGCTTTAAGTTGCAGCTGCTTGTTCCTAAGTAAGTCGATTGAGAGGATGGCACAATCACATTACCAGCCTTATAGACACGCGTGCCGTTGCATTTAAAGGCTTTAAACAGCCTTAGCCCGATTAATTTTATAATCAGAAGTACTAAATATTAACttgcattcaattttatttttatttatattattatttatattattattaatattattattattatcaataattattattattgctctAGTtacttttataaatacaagTTGGGGATACGCTAAGCTATCCTT from Drosophila virilis strain 15010-1051.87 chromosome 2, Dvir_AGI_RSII-ME, whole genome shotgun sequence carries:
- the mIF2 gene encoding translation initiation factor IF-2, mitochondrial isoform X1; translated protein: MLKVSCIFRLGSALRQRQLHTGVTRLKRRKTAEEKKSPRIIEYSPKKLQSSNATAAHGTTDIWRYMSVAQLAKTLQRPLDDVQEAMLYVPGADNIEAGAKLEDLKIIQNIAKKLGVKTRVVSAPELSVEDEHVERDVSPRPPAAPELLKHRPPVVTVMGHVDHGKTTLLDSLRGADVAAGEAGGITQHIGAFTVTLENGEKVTFLDTPGHAAFSAMRARGANATDIIVLVVAAEDGVMAQTREVIQLAKEAEVPIIVALNKIDKPEANIEKSKSELAQMGLALEEHGGDVQVIPISALKGTNLELLAEAVSTQATLMGLKADPTGLVEGIVVESKTDPRRGKLSTAIVTRGTLRKGSVLVSGLAHAKVRGLFDHNGTPMIEAAPGTPVEILGWRELPLAGELILEVETEKKAHSVLKYREHQEQLAKVESSSDEIRKKEEEHQAKYRAAREARRLAGYFRMRGGQRVKQVDENDGIPRVSVIIKGDVHGSVEAILDVLETYNSNDRCRLDIVHYGVGNVTEGDLELAKAFNAIIYAFAVETPQAKLAKDVKVKSYNVIYRLIDDLKEQLSSQLPAVEVEEHLGEANVLQHFFINEGRKEIPVAGCRCTKGVLKKAQRFRLLRDGEVIYDGTLESMRHLKNEVDSVKKDVECGLRFKDAKVLPQPGDTLQCYTTHMEAQKTDWDPGF
- the mIF2 gene encoding translation initiation factor IF-2, mitochondrial isoform X2; protein product: MSVAQLAKTLQRPLDDVQEAMLYVPGADNIEAGAKLEDLKIIQNIAKKLGVKTRVVSAPELSVEDEHVERDVSPRPPAAPELLKHRPPVVTVMGHVDHGKTTLLDSLRGADVAAGEAGGITQHIGAFTVTLENGEKVTFLDTPGHAAFSAMRARGANATDIIVLVVAAEDGVMAQTREVIQLAKEAEVPIIVALNKIDKPEANIEKSKSELAQMGLALEEHGGDVQVIPISALKGTNLELLAEAVSTQATLMGLKADPTGLVEGIVVESKTDPRRGKLSTAIVTRGTLRKGSVLVSGLAHAKVRGLFDHNGTPMIEAAPGTPVEILGWRELPLAGELILEVETEKKAHSVLKYREHQEQLAKVESSSDEIRKKEEEHQAKYRAAREARRLAGYFRMRGGQRVKQVDENDGIPRVSVIIKGDVHGSVEAILDVLETYNSNDRCRLDIVHYGVGNVTEGDLELAKAFNAIIYAFAVETPQAKLAKDVKVKSYNVIYRLIDDLKEQLSSQLPAVEVEEHLGEANVLQHFFINEGRKEIPVAGCRCTKGVLKKAQRFRLLRDGEVIYDGTLESMRHLKNEVDSVKKDVECGLRFKDAKVLPQPGDTLQCYTTHMEAQKTDWDPGF